A DNA window from Moorella thermoacetica contains the following coding sequences:
- a CDS encoding NADH-quinone oxidoreductase subunit B family protein codes for MEQEVKLAELKAKLKNVIKRSVYVYRVDCGGCNGCEIEIFATISPVYDPERLGFKVVASPRHADILLFTGPMTRAMRLPAIRAYQAAPDPKIVVAYGTCGCSGGIFHDCYSVWGGTGSIFPVDVYIPGCPPTPGATIYGLGLALDLLQQKMKGEQYTEKEVARITSQYAGVSPDLARDIEREARRLSGYLHGRRITEKYLQFVREDPLAVDQKIKELVKQEKDSRLAEVYLSLHKIYLDYLGKTEKAGHHAG; via the coding sequence ATGGAACAGGAAGTAAAGCTGGCCGAGCTGAAGGCGAAGCTAAAAAATGTCATTAAACGCTCCGTCTACGTGTACCGGGTGGATTGTGGCGGTTGCAACGGGTGCGAGATTGAAATTTTCGCCACTATCTCACCTGTTTATGACCCGGAAAGGCTGGGGTTCAAGGTAGTAGCCTCCCCACGGCATGCCGATATCCTCCTTTTTACCGGCCCCATGACCAGGGCCATGCGTTTGCCGGCCATTCGGGCGTATCAGGCGGCACCTGATCCCAAGATAGTAGTGGCTTACGGAACGTGTGGCTGCAGCGGCGGTATCTTTCACGATTGTTACTCTGTATGGGGTGGGACCGGGAGTATCTTTCCTGTGGATGTATATATCCCCGGCTGTCCTCCAACTCCCGGGGCAACGATCTACGGTTTGGGCCTGGCCCTGGATCTACTTCAACAAAAAATGAAGGGTGAACAATACACAGAAAAGGAGGTGGCCCGGATCACGTCGCAATATGCGGGAGTTTCTCCCGACCTGGCCAGAGATATCGAGAGGGAGGCCCGTCGTTTAAGCGGTTACCTCCATGGCCGGCGTATAACCGAGAAATACCTCCAGTTCGTACGCGAGGATCCCCTGGCGGTCGACCAGAAAATTAAAGAGCTGGTAAAGCAGGAGAAGGATTCACGGCTGGCTGAAGTTTATTTGAGCCTGCATAAAATTTATCTGGACTATTTAGGTAAGACGGAGAAGGCGGGCCATCATGCCGGGTAG
- a CDS encoding formate hydrogenlyase complex iron-sulfur subunit — protein sequence MLKLLKKALQVGEATVEYPFKPVEVAPGFRGKPEYNFDRCIACGACATACPPNAITMEYDLKQGTKTWNIFYGRCIFCGRCEEVCPTGAIALTTEFELAVASKEDLYYRAEVQLRKCSCCGEYFAPSRELEYVMSTLEQSGLPEGDRQGWRQLLEKCPQCRRRQAAVSVAEATGSRDRVQGGGQ from the coding sequence ATGCTAAAACTGCTTAAAAAAGCACTGCAGGTCGGGGAAGCCACGGTTGAGTATCCCTTTAAGCCAGTAGAAGTGGCTCCTGGCTTTCGCGGTAAACCGGAATATAACTTTGACAGGTGTATAGCGTGCGGTGCCTGTGCTACTGCCTGCCCGCCCAATGCCATTACTATGGAGTATGATCTTAAGCAGGGCACGAAGACGTGGAATATCTTTTACGGTCGCTGTATTTTTTGCGGCCGCTGTGAGGAAGTCTGTCCCACAGGGGCAATAGCCCTTACAACCGAGTTTGAACTGGCCGTTGCCAGCAAGGAAGACCTCTACTACCGGGCTGAAGTTCAACTTCGCAAGTGTAGCTGTTGTGGTGAATACTTTGCCCCTTCGCGCGAGCTGGAATATGTAATGTCTACCCTGGAGCAGTCAGGATTACCGGAAGGCGACCGGCAGGGCTGGAGGCAGCTTCTGGAAAAATGCCCGCAGTGCCGGCGCCGGCAGGCGGCGGTGAGCGTAGCTGAAGCCACCGGTTCTAGGGACAGGGTGCAGGGAGGTGGACAATAG
- a CDS encoding NADH-quinone oxidoreductase subunit C, with translation MGQGSESKRAQKYIKDLRSKFPGAILEESSQAPDQITVTVKLNDLPGIVEELYYRHNGWLSTMLGNDERELNGCFALYYVLSMEGNSNKRENTWITVKALVPEKEPQFPSVTPRVPAAVWYEREVRDMFGLEPVGIPDARRLVLPDDWPDNLHPLRKDAMDYRYRPEPVEENYNFIEVEGEGIVEVPLGPLHITSDEPGHFRLFVDGEYIVDADYRLFYVHRGMEKLAENRMDYDQITFLAERICGICGYAHSVAYAAAVETANGIEVPPRAQYIRTILLEVERLHSHLLNLGLGAHLVGFDSGFMHFFRVREKAMQMAEILTGGRKTYGINLIGGVRRDIFKEERDQVLRLIAEIRTELDELLDILINTPNFISRTQGVGRLERQVARDFSPVGPNMRGSGYARDTRADHPYGAYDRVSWEVISKDGCDVLSRELVRAAELYESFNIIERCLTEMPPGPVLTEGFAYKPHTFALGYTEAPRGENVHWLMTGNNQKLYRWRVRAATYNNWPALRYMFRGNTVSDAPLIVASIDPCYSCTERVTMVDVRKKKARTIEYKELERYCRERKYSPLKF, from the coding sequence ATGGGACAGGGTTCTGAGTCCAAGCGGGCACAAAAATATATAAAAGATTTGCGGTCGAAATTCCCGGGGGCGATCCTGGAGGAAAGCTCCCAGGCTCCAGACCAGATTACTGTGACAGTGAAACTTAACGACCTTCCCGGCATCGTGGAAGAGCTATATTATCGTCATAATGGCTGGCTATCCACCATGCTCGGTAACGACGAGCGCGAGCTTAACGGTTGTTTCGCCCTCTATTATGTCTTGTCCATGGAAGGGAACAGCAACAAAAGGGAGAACACCTGGATAACCGTCAAAGCCCTGGTACCCGAGAAAGAGCCGCAATTTCCATCGGTAACTCCCCGGGTGCCGGCGGCGGTGTGGTATGAGCGGGAAGTGCGGGACATGTTCGGCCTGGAACCGGTGGGAATCCCAGATGCGCGGAGGCTGGTCTTGCCTGATGATTGGCCGGACAACTTGCATCCGTTGCGAAAAGACGCCATGGATTACCGGTACCGCCCGGAACCTGTTGAGGAGAACTACAATTTTATCGAAGTCGAAGGGGAGGGAATTGTGGAAGTTCCACTGGGACCCCTCCACATCACCTCCGATGAACCCGGACATTTCCGCCTCTTTGTTGACGGGGAGTACATCGTGGATGCTGACTACCGGCTCTTTTATGTACACCGGGGTATGGAGAAACTGGCCGAAAACCGTATGGATTACGACCAAATTACCTTCCTGGCCGAGCGGATTTGCGGCATCTGCGGCTACGCCCACAGTGTGGCGTATGCTGCGGCGGTGGAAACGGCCAACGGAATTGAGGTGCCGCCGCGGGCTCAGTATATCCGCACCATTTTGCTAGAAGTGGAGAGGTTGCACAGCCACCTCTTGAATCTGGGGCTGGGGGCCCATCTGGTGGGTTTCGATTCGGGTTTCATGCATTTCTTCCGGGTACGGGAGAAGGCCATGCAGATGGCCGAGATTCTTACCGGGGGCCGGAAAACCTATGGAATAAACCTGATTGGCGGCGTTCGCCGGGATATTTTCAAAGAAGAGCGGGACCAGGTCTTACGGCTGATTGCGGAGATCCGGACCGAACTGGATGAACTACTTGATATCCTGATAAACACCCCCAACTTCATCTCGCGGACCCAGGGGGTAGGCCGCCTGGAACGCCAGGTAGCCCGTGACTTCAGCCCGGTTGGTCCTAATATGCGGGGTTCCGGGTACGCCCGTGATACCAGAGCGGACCACCCCTACGGCGCTTACGACCGGGTATCCTGGGAGGTCATTTCCAAGGACGGTTGCGACGTACTTTCCAGGGAACTGGTCCGGGCAGCAGAGCTGTATGAGTCCTTCAATATAATCGAGAGGTGCTTGACCGAAATGCCCCCCGGCCCGGTTCTCACGGAAGGGTTTGCGTATAAACCGCATACCTTCGCGTTGGGATATACTGAAGCCCCGAGGGGAGAAAATGTCCACTGGCTGATGACGGGCAACAACCAGAAACTTTATCGCTGGCGGGTACGGGCTGCCACCTACAATAACTGGCCGGCGTTACGGTATATGTTTAGAGGCAACACCGTGTCTGATGCCCCCCTGATTGTGGCCAGCATCGATCCCTGCTATTCCTGCACCGAAAGGGTCACTATGGTCGATGTGCGTAAAAAGAAGGCGAGAACGATTGAATACAAAGAACTGGAGCGTTACTGCCGGGAAAGAAAATACTCGCCGCTTAAATTTTAG
- a CDS encoding hydrogenase 4 subunit D, producing MVEYAVASILIPILGSVLAVIMPGSYVKRISPLFAFLTFASSLLLMIDFTRAGGASITQGLLQFGGMQVLGVTIDKVSVLIGFAVIFMGLLVCVYSLGYMTTSNKEHPVHGGTKRYYAFLLLFIGSMAGLVFSSTIIGLLVFFELTGVCSWGLIGFYDTSAARRAALKALIITHVASIGLYVAAIYLFINSGSFELAALAGLKDTAKVVVFLGILVASWGKSAQLPLHSWLPDAMVAPTPVSAYLHAASMVKVGAYIFARTLLSAGSVPQVIGYIGGIMAIVTLAYGFAMYFPQQDMKKLLAYSTIAQLSYIFLALSISVFGSSMAYKGAVAHIFNHAFAKGLFFLVAGALSYTTGTRMLPQLRGILSKMPLVGVSFAAAALAVGGTPPFNLFFSKFSIFVGGFEAAKNHPIVLLLVLVAVVESVGSFAWLLRWFGTCVMGKPSETVAGAITLPLSMKIVLLLLVVMTLISQYIALVFLG from the coding sequence ATGGTAGAATATGCCGTAGCAAGCATTTTAATCCCCATACTGGGAAGCGTCTTGGCTGTAATCATGCCAGGCAGCTATGTAAAGAGAATAAGCCCGCTGTTTGCTTTCCTGACTTTTGCCAGTAGCCTGCTTCTAATGATTGATTTTACCCGGGCGGGAGGAGCCAGCATCACCCAGGGGTTGTTACAGTTTGGCGGCATGCAGGTACTCGGCGTTACAATCGACAAGGTCAGTGTCCTGATCGGTTTTGCCGTAATCTTTATGGGCCTGCTGGTCTGTGTTTATTCCCTGGGGTATATGACCACCAGCAATAAGGAACACCCTGTTCACGGTGGCACCAAGAGATATTACGCTTTTTTGCTGCTCTTTATCGGTTCCATGGCGGGGCTGGTATTTTCTTCCACAATAATCGGGCTGCTGGTGTTTTTTGAGCTAACCGGTGTTTGCTCATGGGGTCTGATAGGATTTTATGACACATCAGCAGCACGCCGGGCGGCCCTCAAGGCCCTTATAATAACCCACGTGGCTTCTATTGGTCTGTATGTGGCGGCCATCTATTTATTCATTAACAGTGGCAGTTTTGAGCTGGCGGCCCTCGCTGGATTGAAGGATACAGCCAAGGTTGTAGTATTCCTGGGTATACTTGTTGCCTCCTGGGGCAAGTCGGCCCAGTTACCTCTTCATTCATGGCTTCCTGACGCTATGGTTGCACCTACACCTGTCAGCGCCTATTTACATGCAGCATCAATGGTGAAGGTCGGGGCCTATATTTTTGCCCGGACCCTGTTATCAGCAGGAAGTGTACCCCAGGTCATCGGCTACATCGGTGGGATTATGGCAATAGTTACCCTGGCGTACGGCTTTGCAATGTATTTCCCCCAGCAGGATATGAAAAAACTGCTGGCCTATTCTACGATAGCTCAGCTTTCATATATATTTCTTGCCCTGTCCATTTCGGTTTTCGGTTCGTCCATGGCCTACAAAGGGGCAGTGGCCCACATTTTCAACCATGCCTTTGCCAAGGGACTGTTCTTCCTCGTGGCAGGGGCCCTCAGCTATACAACCGGTACCCGGATGCTACCTCAGCTGCGCGGGATATTGAGCAAAATGCCGCTGGTGGGTGTTAGTTTTGCTGCCGCTGCTCTTGCTGTTGGAGGAACGCCGCCTTTTAACCTCTTCTTTAGCAAGTTTAGCATTTTCGTAGGCGGCTTTGAGGCGGCGAAAAACCATCCCATCGTGCTCCTGCTCGTCCTGGTGGCGGTTGTTGAGTCAGTCGGGAGTTTTGCCTGGCTTTTGCGGTGGTTCGGTACCTGTGTAATGGGTAAACCTTCAGAGACAGTTGCCGGCGCGATTACTCTCCCCCTGTCAATGAAAATAGTACTCCTGTTGCTCGTGGTTATGACGCTAATCTCTCAGTATATCGCCCTGGTATTCCTGGGATAG
- a CDS encoding hydrogenase 4 subunit F, producing the protein MIGVGENILFYLPAVPLGIAVLAFGIRSRRIVELLHLAGITIVAFLSLLLVRSVLRGQTLFALNQMLYADSLTAILVLIIGVLGFLDGFYSIGYLRHDLEHGEADERSVCSYYGFFHIFLFTMLLSAISNNIAIMWAAVEATTLGSAFLVGFYKYKTSAEGAWKYVLICSVGLAFALYGTILTYSDAFTILQDAHRAMLWTEIAGMAHSLDPQVMKLAFVFILLGFGTKAGLFPMHTWLPDAHSEAPSPASAMLSGVLLKCALFAIIRYYAIALQVLGRSFPQTLLLIFGLLSVCVAAFFILVQNDIKRKLAYSSVEHIGIITTGLGVGGALGIFAALLHAINHSITKSLLFCASGNVVIKYGTRDSQKIRGLLKVAPFTGLMFMAGLLTVAGSPPLNIFVSEFMTLTAGLKGGYLWPMILLLIALVIVFAALVILISGSVFGSPPEGLSRGEVGWLTLLPFGILFLLMAGLGIYIPAPLNQLLQSAVNVVLGAR; encoded by the coding sequence GTGATAGGAGTGGGGGAGAATATTTTATTCTACTTGCCCGCGGTACCGCTAGGAATAGCCGTGCTGGCTTTTGGTATAAGGTCGCGCCGTATTGTAGAGCTTTTGCACCTTGCGGGGATAACTATCGTAGCTTTTCTCTCTTTGTTGCTGGTACGCAGCGTTTTAAGGGGTCAAACGCTCTTTGCTCTTAATCAAATGCTCTATGCAGACAGCCTGACGGCGATTCTGGTCCTTATTATTGGGGTACTGGGATTTCTAGATGGATTTTACTCTATAGGATACCTGCGACACGATCTAGAACATGGTGAAGCAGATGAGAGGAGCGTCTGCTCTTATTACGGTTTCTTTCATATATTTTTGTTCACCATGCTTCTGTCCGCTATATCGAACAATATTGCCATTATGTGGGCTGCGGTTGAAGCAACCACCTTGGGCTCGGCCTTTTTGGTCGGGTTTTACAAGTACAAGACTTCGGCTGAAGGTGCCTGGAAGTACGTCCTGATTTGTAGTGTTGGCCTGGCCTTTGCTTTATACGGAACTATCCTGACTTATTCCGATGCCTTTACCATATTGCAAGATGCTCACCGGGCGATGCTGTGGACGGAGATAGCGGGGATGGCCCATAGCCTTGATCCGCAGGTAATGAAACTGGCCTTTGTGTTTATTTTACTCGGTTTCGGCACCAAGGCCGGCCTGTTTCCTATGCATACCTGGCTGCCCGATGCCCACAGCGAGGCCCCGAGCCCTGCCAGTGCCATGCTGTCGGGTGTGCTGCTAAAGTGTGCCCTGTTTGCGATAATAAGATACTATGCCATTGCCTTACAGGTTCTAGGGAGGAGCTTCCCCCAAACCCTACTCCTTATTTTCGGTCTTCTCTCTGTATGCGTAGCGGCCTTCTTTATACTGGTGCAAAACGATATCAAGAGGAAACTGGCTTACAGCAGTGTCGAGCATATCGGTATCATCACTACAGGTTTGGGCGTGGGCGGTGCTCTGGGTATATTTGCTGCCCTTCTTCATGCCATCAATCATAGTATTACCAAGTCCCTTTTGTTTTGTGCCTCAGGAAATGTTGTTATTAAGTATGGCACCAGGGATTCCCAGAAAATCCGGGGTCTGCTTAAGGTGGCTCCCTTTACCGGGTTGATGTTCATGGCAGGGCTCCTGACAGTAGCAGGTTCACCACCCCTCAATATCTTCGTCAGTGAGTTTATGACCCTGACGGCCGGGCTCAAGGGTGGCTATCTCTGGCCGATGATACTGTTGCTTATCGCCCTGGTGATTGTTTTTGCCGCGCTAGTTATCCTGATAAGCGGTTCGGTTTTCGGTTCCCCTCCGGAAGGTCTATCCCGGGGTGAGGTCGGGTGGCTGACCCTGCTGCCTTTTGGGATTCTGTTCCTGCTGATGGCCGGATTGGGGATATATATACCTGCACCGTTGAATCAATTGCTGCAGAGTGCAGTTAACGTTGTCCTGGGAGCGAGGTAA
- the hyfE gene encoding hydrogenase 4 membrane subunit, which translates to MSGTSVVNTLAVLLILTSMLVVETRKLRMAAYMYSIQSLVLVAIFLSLAVFMHAEPLYIWSITALITKTFLVPYLILRTIKKVGDQEETGLALTTATSVFLAACMVALSFVIVEPFQVQAILKLKVALAVSLAHFLLGVLCILARKNALKQILGYCLMENGSHLTLAIMAYNAPETVEIGILTDAVFAVIILTIIARRLFKAFNTLDTDKLTLLKG; encoded by the coding sequence GTGTCCGGCACTAGTGTAGTCAATACCCTGGCTGTACTGCTCATCCTGACCTCGATGCTGGTGGTGGAAACCAGGAAGCTCCGGATGGCAGCATATATGTACAGCATCCAGTCCCTGGTTCTGGTGGCGATTTTTCTGTCCCTGGCGGTATTTATGCATGCCGAACCATTGTACATCTGGTCGATTACGGCACTCATCACCAAGACCTTCCTGGTGCCATACCTAATACTCAGGACTATTAAAAAGGTAGGAGACCAGGAGGAAACCGGGCTGGCCCTCACAACAGCAACGTCTGTTTTTCTGGCGGCGTGTATGGTTGCTTTATCTTTTGTTATAGTAGAACCTTTCCAGGTCCAGGCCATACTGAAATTGAAGGTTGCCCTGGCAGTTTCGTTAGCTCATTTTTTACTCGGCGTTCTCTGTATACTTGCCAGGAAGAATGCGCTCAAGCAGATTTTGGGCTACTGCCTGATGGAGAACGGATCCCATTTGACCCTTGCAATCATGGCCTATAACGCGCCTGAAACAGTGGAGATAGGTATCCTGACTGACGCTGTTTTTGCCGTGATTATCTTGACGATTATTGCCAGGAGACTCTTTAAAGCCTTCAACACCCTGGACACGGATAAACTTACATTATTAAAGGGTTAG
- a CDS encoding respiratory chain complex I subunit 1 family protein has product MPGIKLFLVGLMQALLVLLVAPLFAGLTRVLRARLHSRKGASIFQDYRDIFKLIKRQEVVPAQASWVFRFTPYVVMATTLLIAMVIPILTLQSPLGMAGDLIAVVYLFALLRFFFAVAGLDSGSGFAGIGASREMVLAILVEPTIILVLFVLALLTGSTDLGAISQKVAFGSISYYRPAVWLGMLAFAVATFIETGKLPFDLAEAEQELQEGPLTEYSGRSLAILKWSLSMKQVVVIALFLAVFFPFGSAAAVSTSSLLVSAAAFLLKVTGFYVIAALMENSSARLIIYKAPEVTWLAFGIALLSFVFYLVNV; this is encoded by the coding sequence ATGCCCGGTATCAAATTGTTCCTCGTCGGCCTGATGCAGGCCCTGTTAGTCCTGCTGGTAGCACCTCTTTTCGCGGGCCTTACCCGTGTCTTAAGGGCAAGGCTGCATTCCAGGAAAGGGGCCAGTATTTTTCAGGACTACCGGGATATTTTTAAGCTCATAAAACGGCAAGAGGTGGTCCCCGCACAGGCCAGCTGGGTTTTTCGTTTTACCCCCTATGTAGTGATGGCAACCACGTTGCTCATTGCCATGGTGATCCCGATTTTAACTCTTCAGTCGCCCCTGGGAATGGCCGGTGATTTGATCGCGGTTGTTTACCTGTTCGCCCTGTTGCGCTTCTTTTTTGCCGTCGCAGGTCTGGATTCCGGTAGCGGGTTCGCCGGCATAGGAGCCAGCCGGGAGATGGTGCTGGCCATTCTGGTGGAACCTACCATTATTTTGGTGTTATTCGTGCTTGCCCTTCTGACCGGCTCGACCGATCTGGGAGCCATCAGCCAGAAGGTGGCGTTCGGTTCGATATCATACTATAGACCGGCAGTCTGGCTTGGCATGCTGGCCTTTGCTGTCGCCACTTTCATCGAGACCGGCAAGCTGCCGTTTGACCTGGCGGAAGCAGAACAGGAGCTTCAGGAAGGCCCCCTCACGGAGTATTCCGGGCGCTCCCTGGCCATCTTGAAGTGGAGTTTGAGCATGAAGCAGGTTGTGGTAATCGCCCTGTTTCTCGCCGTCTTCTTCCCCTTTGGGAGCGCCGCGGCGGTTAGCACTTCCTCTCTCCTGGTGTCTGCGGCTGCCTTTTTATTGAAGGTTACTGGTTTTTACGTGATCGCTGCGTTGATGGAAAACAGCTCGGCCAGGTTGATTATTTATAAGGCCCCTGAAGTGACCTGGCTGGCTTTCGGTATAGCCCTGCTGTCCTTCGTTTTCTACCTGGTCAATGTTTAA
- the hyfB gene encoding hydrogenase 4 subunit B — MLTQQLLLLSVLLYVAGALASLALNRAGKIANYASGISALAAAGTGMASAVQVLAGGAAFTWEAAGFIPFAKFIIKVDPLSAFMLLVISLLTGATALYSLSYLDEYTGKGAGVMGFFNNLFIASMVLVVISGNAFYFLIFWELMTLASYFLVSFDQEDSEAVKAGFIYLFMAHAGTALIMLAFILFFVYTGTFDFASFRGANLPVFTKSLIFLLAFLGFGAKAGIIPLHIWLPKAHPAAPSNASALMSGVMIKTAIYGILRVSVDFLGASVWWWGFIVLASGAISAVLGVLYALGEHDIKRLLAYHSVENVGIILMGAGAGMIGIAAGQPVLGVLGILAGLYHLLNHAVFKGLLFLGAGSVIYRTHTKHMEELGGLARRMPWTALAFLVGAVAISAIPPLNGFVSEWFTYQSLFIASTSSILAVRVFAPLFVVMLALTGALAAMCFVKAYGVTFGGPCRSGHAREAREVPIPMLAGMAILAISCIILGVGAPVVAPYIGKVASALLAITAVQVSDGLLVFPANSMQAMLSTPLIAILLVGLATLPLLIIGIQGGFQAGRRIDAEPWACGYKYSPRMAYTATAFAQPLRVLFRPVYSLRTTLDGPGYTVASYFKGAVVYIASVESLWERYIYAPLARGTVYLGKKLQAFQIGNVRLYCLYIIITLVVLLLATVR, encoded by the coding sequence ATGCTTACGCAACAGCTTCTGCTACTCTCTGTGCTCTTGTACGTTGCCGGAGCCCTTGCCTCCCTGGCTCTTAATCGGGCCGGTAAAATTGCCAACTATGCTTCAGGTATAAGTGCCCTTGCAGCAGCAGGTACCGGGATGGCCTCGGCCGTCCAGGTACTTGCCGGCGGAGCAGCTTTTACCTGGGAAGCGGCGGGGTTTATACCCTTTGCCAAGTTTATTATAAAGGTTGATCCCCTCTCTGCCTTTATGTTACTGGTTATTTCCCTTCTGACAGGGGCTACGGCTCTATATTCCCTCTCGTACCTGGATGAGTATACCGGTAAAGGCGCAGGGGTTATGGGTTTTTTCAATAACCTCTTTATTGCCTCTATGGTATTAGTGGTCATTAGTGGGAATGCTTTTTATTTTCTAATTTTCTGGGAACTGATGACGCTGGCCTCTTATTTCCTGGTTAGCTTTGATCAGGAAGACAGTGAAGCTGTCAAGGCCGGGTTCATCTATCTTTTTATGGCCCACGCGGGAACGGCTTTGATTATGCTGGCTTTTATCTTATTCTTTGTCTATACAGGTACCTTCGATTTCGCTTCCTTCCGTGGGGCGAACCTCCCGGTGTTTACAAAGAGCTTGATCTTCCTGCTAGCTTTCCTGGGATTCGGGGCCAAGGCCGGTATTATTCCGCTCCATATCTGGCTGCCGAAGGCTCACCCGGCTGCTCCGTCCAACGCTTCCGCTCTCATGTCGGGTGTCATGATTAAAACCGCTATCTATGGTATTCTCAGGGTCAGTGTCGATTTCCTGGGGGCTTCTGTTTGGTGGTGGGGATTTATTGTCCTGGCCTCCGGAGCGATTTCAGCAGTTCTGGGTGTTCTCTACGCCCTGGGGGAGCACGATATAAAGCGGCTGCTGGCCTATCACAGTGTTGAAAACGTTGGGATTATATTGATGGGAGCCGGCGCCGGCATGATCGGCATCGCTGCCGGCCAGCCTGTTTTAGGAGTACTCGGGATCCTGGCAGGCCTCTACCACTTGTTAAACCATGCCGTCTTTAAAGGCTTGCTCTTTCTTGGGGCAGGTTCGGTAATATATCGAACCCATACGAAACATATGGAGGAACTTGGCGGACTGGCCAGGCGCATGCCCTGGACGGCACTCGCTTTTCTGGTTGGTGCTGTAGCCATCTCAGCCATCCCTCCCCTCAACGGATTTGTCAGTGAGTGGTTTACCTACCAGTCGTTGTTTATTGCGAGCACCAGCAGCATCCTGGCTGTGAGAGTGTTTGCGCCCCTGTTTGTTGTTATGTTAGCCCTGACGGGCGCGCTGGCGGCGATGTGTTTTGTGAAGGCATATGGGGTTACTTTTGGCGGTCCCTGTCGCAGCGGGCATGCCCGTGAGGCCAGGGAGGTTCCCATACCGATGCTTGCCGGGATGGCAATTCTGGCAATTAGCTGCATTATCCTCGGTGTGGGTGCACCGGTTGTTGCTCCTTATATTGGAAAGGTGGCTTCGGCATTATTAGCCATTACTGCGGTCCAGGTAAGCGACGGTTTGCTGGTATTTCCTGCAAACAGCATGCAGGCCATGCTCTCCACACCGCTCATCGCCATTCTCCTCGTTGGTCTTGCTACGTTACCCTTGTTAATTATCGGGATCCAAGGTGGTTTCCAGGCCGGACGGCGTATCGATGCTGAGCCGTGGGCATGTGGATACAAGTATTCACCGCGGATGGCCTATACCGCAACTGCCTTTGCTCAGCCGTTGCGCGTACTTTTTCGGCCGGTTTATTCGCTCAGGACCACCCTCGATGGACCTGGCTATACCGTTGCATCGTATTTCAAAGGAGCAGTGGTCTACATCGCCAGTGTAGAATCGTTGTGGGAACGTTACATTTACGCTCCTCTGGCACGGGGCACGGTATATCTGGGTAAAAAATTGCAGGCCTTCCAGATAGGGAACGTCAGGCTATATTGTCTCTATATAATCATAACCCTCGTAGTCCTGTTATTAGCGACGGTTAGATAG
- a CDS encoding 4Fe-4S dicluster domain-containing protein has translation MPNRFVIADPERCLGCYTCMAGCALAHNKQGLQPFPRLFVTHTPDGTMPVQCRHCEDAPCARVCPVKAIEIKNQMVYLNEGLCIGCKMCALVCPFGCIDIQGTPAPSVEKDGLLNSYLIPLLAGATGQKTIATKCDLCYFDAEGPACVRVCPTRALRLVEGEEIERLSKLKRRTSIVGVTSILAEGRKS, from the coding sequence ATGCCTAACCGTTTTGTAATTGCCGATCCCGAACGTTGCTTGGGTTGTTATACCTGTATGGCAGGATGCGCTCTTGCCCATAACAAGCAGGGGCTACAACCCTTCCCGAGACTGTTTGTTACCCACACCCCGGATGGTACCATGCCCGTCCAGTGCCGCCATTGCGAGGACGCTCCCTGCGCCAGGGTATGTCCTGTTAAGGCTATTGAAATTAAGAACCAGATGGTTTATTTAAATGAGGGCCTCTGTATCGGTTGCAAGATGTGTGCCCTGGTCTGCCCTTTTGGCTGCATCGACATTCAGGGGACACCGGCTCCCTCGGTCGAAAAAGATGGTCTGCTGAACTCTTATTTGATACCTCTACTGGCCGGGGCTACAGGGCAGAAAACCATTGCTACCAAGTGTGATCTCTGTTATTTCGATGCTGAGGGTCCCGCCTGTGTAAGAGTTTGTCCGACGCGAGCTTTGCGTCTCGTTGAAGGTGAAGAAATTGAACGGCTGAGCAAGTTAAAGAGGCGTACCAGTATTGTGGGCGTGACCTCCATCTTAGCAGAAGGGAGAAAAAGTTGA